Proteins co-encoded in one Pseudomonas fluorescens genomic window:
- a CDS encoding helix-turn-helix domain-containing protein, whose protein sequence is MAPSQQTVARVPASESRKIGTGGLSPQRERLVKQLILERLGEPLEVTELASACALSRSHFSRAFKCSTGLSPQDWIRTQRIARAKLLIQHTDHSLTQISLECGFCDQSHFCHIFTRSEGINPFAWRCQVMKKR, encoded by the coding sequence ATGGCTCCTTCTCAGCAAACCGTCGCCCGCGTCCCTGCCAGCGAATCCCGCAAAATCGGCACCGGGGGCCTCAGCCCGCAGCGGGAACGACTGGTGAAACAATTGATCCTGGAACGATTGGGCGAACCCCTGGAGGTCACTGAGCTGGCCAGTGCCTGTGCGTTGTCACGCAGTCATTTTTCCCGGGCGTTCAAATGCAGCACCGGGCTCTCGCCACAGGACTGGATCCGCACCCAGCGGATCGCCCGGGCCAAACTGTTGATCCAGCACACCGATCACAGCCTGACGCAGATCAGCCTGGAGTGCGGCTTCTGCGATCAGTCGCACTTCTGTCATATTTTCACTCGCAGTGAAGGGATCAACCCGTTTGCCTGGCGCTGTCAGGTCATGAAAAAACGTTGA
- a CDS encoding flavodoxin family protein has protein sequence MSKVVVVYHSGYGHTRVMAQAVAEGVQRHLGSTCLLLAVEDVEAHWDELHRADAIIFGAPTYMGSASAAFKQFMEATASFYLVRPWRDKLAAGFTNSGSLCGDKLNTLLQMAVFAAQHSMIWVGLDLLPARAGASGFDGQLNRLGSSLGAMSQSSVEKPPEHAPPLEDRLTAVHLGERVARLAQRMARG, from the coding sequence ATGAGCAAGGTAGTAGTGGTCTATCACAGTGGCTACGGGCACACCCGCGTCATGGCCCAGGCTGTGGCCGAAGGTGTGCAGCGCCACTTGGGCAGTACCTGCCTGCTGTTGGCGGTGGAGGATGTGGAGGCCCATTGGGACGAATTGCACCGTGCCGATGCGATCATTTTCGGCGCGCCGACTTATATGGGCAGTGCGTCGGCGGCGTTCAAGCAATTCATGGAAGCCACGGCGTCGTTCTATCTGGTTCGGCCGTGGCGCGACAAACTCGCCGCAGGATTCACCAACTCCGGCAGTCTGTGCGGCGACAAACTCAATACCCTGCTGCAAATGGCGGTGTTCGCGGCCCAGCATTCGATGATCTGGGTCGGGCTTGATCTGCTGCCGGCCCGTGCTGGCGCCAGTGGCTTCGACGGCCAGTTGAATCGCCTTGGCAGCTCCCTTGGGGCCATGTCCCAATCGTCTGTCGAGAAACCGCCCGAGCACGCCCCTCCGCTGGAGGACCGCCTGACCGCTGTGCATCTGGGGGAGCGGGTGGCGCGACTGGCTCAGCGCATGGCCCGGGGATGA
- a CDS encoding LysR family transcriptional regulator: protein MNRNDLRRVDMNLLVIFEALMFEKNLTRVAEKLFMGQPAVSAALGRLRDLFDDPLLLRNGRGMEPTARALAILQELQPAMDVISGAVSRAKEFDPATSCDVFRIGLSDDAEFGLFPPLLRQLQEEAPGIVVVVRRANYLLMPTLLASGEISVGVSYTTDLPANAKRKKLRDIPCKVLRGDDRPGPLTLDEYCERPHAMVSFSGDLSGNIDVDLAKVGRSRRVVLGVPQFSGLRALLAGTEMIATVPDYAACALVEGCSLRAEDPPFPIDAAQLSMAWSGVHDNDPAEKWLRSRISQFMSVSLDIPV, encoded by the coding sequence ATGAACCGAAACGATCTGCGCCGCGTCGACATGAACCTGCTGGTGATCTTCGAAGCACTGATGTTCGAAAAGAACCTGACCCGCGTCGCCGAAAAACTGTTCATGGGCCAACCGGCAGTGAGCGCGGCGCTGGGACGCCTGCGCGATCTGTTCGACGACCCATTGCTGTTGCGCAACGGTCGCGGCATGGAACCGACGGCGCGGGCGCTGGCGATTCTTCAGGAGCTGCAACCGGCGATGGACGTGATTTCCGGCGCGGTCAGCCGGGCCAAGGAATTCGATCCGGCCACCAGTTGCGACGTCTTCCGCATCGGCCTGTCGGATGACGCCGAGTTCGGTCTGTTTCCGCCATTGCTGCGCCAGTTGCAGGAAGAGGCGCCGGGGATTGTGGTCGTGGTGCGTCGCGCCAACTACCTGCTGATGCCGACGCTGTTGGCGTCTGGGGAAATCTCCGTTGGTGTGAGCTACACCACCGATCTGCCGGCCAACGCCAAGCGCAAGAAACTGCGCGACATTCCCTGCAAGGTTCTGCGCGGCGATGACCGCCCGGGGCCGCTGACCCTCGATGAATACTGCGAGCGACCCCACGCGATGGTGTCGTTCTCGGGTGATCTGAGCGGCAACATCGACGTGGACCTGGCCAAGGTCGGCCGCAGCCGCCGCGTGGTGCTCGGCGTGCCACAGTTCAGCGGTTTGCGCGCCTTGCTCGCCGGCACCGAGATGATCGCCACCGTGCCGGATTACGCGGCATGTGCGTTGGTCGAAGGATGTTCGTTGCGGGCTGAGGATCCTCCGTTCCCCATCGATGCGGCGCAGCTGTCGATGGCCTGGAGCGGGGTGCATGACAACGATCCGGCGGAGAAATGGCTGCGGTCGCGGATCAGTCAGTTCATGTCGGTATCGCTGGATATTCCGGTGTAA